In Bifidobacterium sp. ESL0745, one DNA window encodes the following:
- a CDS encoding DEAD/DEAH box helicase — translation MNNPYNSNESKKAEEAAESAAAYAKTGDQPERTFAELGVPGPLVSVLARDGKTVAFPIQADTLDDSLAGRDVLGRGETGSGKTLAFAIPLVARLGEQGEGEGAMRDFERMDRGDHKAQKRAMLPHPHGMILAPTRELVNQINDVVAPLAAAYDMQTATIYGGVKYSRQISELKAGAEIIVACPGRLEDLLRQGALSIENVEIAVLDEADEMADMGFLPSVQRLLEQIDPTGQRMLFSATLDHGVDKVVKQFLHDPKIHEIAPADAQVDTMTHHVFEVSQGNKYEVIRELASGKGKRILFTRTKYQAKKMADKLVKEGIPAVDLQGNLSQNQRDRHLEAFTSGDVNVLVATDVAARGIDVSDVAMVVQTEPPEDPKSFLHRSGRTARAGESGDVVTLVLPQQRRDARQMLHRAGIKAKSEQVVPGAPELEELVGEHAPLVEGWTLTVPVVNRRAGRTGRGGRNEGRGGRGGYGRKDRGGRRDRNNRHEGPGRSFGKRGHDDSFEDAGARGGRDSDFNDSRDFKDSRSRGGRRDGRKNRNPRYDDGQGPIDGRSSRGRRDDRRSRKFYDDDYRKGSGKRSRHSDYDDRGVRGGKGKGRYDGNRSDRRDGGYSQGYGDSYGSRKSNRHGGYGKFSGSGQGRDEGYEGRSGNGGRNDGYQGRSGNRNQRSRKADGFHRSHGKRNSTPFRRSR, via the coding sequence ATGAATAATCCTTATAACTCAAATGAATCCAAAAAGGCCGAAGAAGCGGCCGAAAGCGCAGCTGCGTATGCCAAAACCGGCGACCAGCCCGAGCGCACCTTCGCCGAACTCGGCGTACCGGGCCCGCTCGTGAGCGTGCTTGCCCGTGACGGCAAGACCGTCGCTTTCCCGATCCAGGCTGATACCCTCGACGACTCGCTGGCCGGGCGTGATGTGCTTGGCCGCGGTGAGACTGGCAGCGGCAAAACGTTGGCATTTGCCATTCCGCTCGTCGCCCGTCTTGGCGAGCAGGGCGAGGGCGAAGGCGCGATGCGCGATTTCGAACGCATGGATCGCGGCGACCATAAGGCACAGAAGCGTGCCATGTTGCCTCATCCGCATGGAATGATTCTTGCCCCTACCCGTGAACTGGTCAATCAAATCAATGATGTTGTGGCTCCGCTTGCCGCCGCCTACGACATGCAGACCGCCACCATTTACGGTGGTGTCAAATACAGCCGCCAGATCTCCGAACTCAAGGCAGGTGCTGAAATCATCGTCGCCTGCCCAGGGCGTCTCGAGGATCTGCTGCGTCAAGGCGCACTTTCCATCGAGAATGTCGAGATCGCGGTGCTTGACGAGGCCGATGAAATGGCCGATATGGGCTTCCTGCCTTCCGTGCAGCGTCTGCTTGAGCAGATCGATCCGACCGGCCAGCGCATGCTCTTCTCCGCCACGCTCGATCACGGCGTCGATAAGGTCGTCAAGCAGTTCCTGCACGACCCGAAGATCCACGAGATTGCGCCCGCAGATGCGCAGGTCGACACCATGACCCATCACGTTTTCGAGGTTTCGCAGGGGAACAAATACGAGGTCATCCGCGAGCTGGCCAGTGGCAAAGGCAAGCGCATCCTCTTCACCCGTACCAAGTATCAGGCCAAGAAAATGGCCGACAAGCTGGTCAAGGAAGGCATTCCGGCCGTTGATTTGCAGGGCAACCTTTCGCAGAACCAGCGTGACCGGCATCTTGAGGCCTTTACTTCCGGCGATGTCAACGTGCTGGTGGCCACCGATGTGGCGGCGCGTGGCATCGATGTGAGTGATGTGGCGATGGTTGTGCAGACCGAGCCGCCGGAGGATCCAAAATCGTTCCTGCATCGTTCCGGCCGTACCGCGCGTGCCGGCGAATCCGGCGATGTGGTCACGCTCGTCCTGCCACAGCAGCGCCGTGACGCCCGTCAGATGTTGCATCGCGCGGGTATCAAGGCCAAGAGCGAGCAGGTCGTTCCCGGCGCTCCCGAGCTTGAGGAACTGGTGGGGGAGCACGCCCCGCTGGTCGAAGGCTGGACGTTGACTGTGCCGGTCGTCAATCGCAGGGCAGGGCGCACCGGTCGTGGCGGTCGCAACGAGGGTCGTGGCGGTCGTGGCGGTTACGGCCGTAAGGATCGTGGTGGACGTCGTGACCGCAACAATCGGCATGAAGGACCGGGCCGTTCGTTCGGCAAGCGTGGGCATGACGATTCGTTCGAAGATGCCGGTGCTCGCGGTGGCCGTGACAGCGATTTTAACGATTCGCGAGATTTCAAGGATTCACGTTCGCGTGGCGGTCGTCGCGACGGGCGTAAGAACCGCAACCCGCGTTACGATGACGGTCAAGGCCCGATTGATGGTCGTTCCTCGCGTGGTCGCCGTGACGACCGTCGTTCGCGCAAATTCTATGACGATGATTATCGCAAGGGCAGTGGCAAACGCTCCCGTCATTCCGACTACGATGATCGCGGTGTGCGAGGCGGCAAGGGCAAAGGTCGTTATGACGGCAACCGTTCCGACCGTCGTGACGGCGGTTATTCGCAAGGTTACGGCGATTCCTATGGCTCCCGTAAATCCAACCGCCACGGTGGTTATGGCAAGTTCAGCGGCAGTGGACAAGGCCGTGACGAGGGCTATGAAGGTCGTTCCGGCAACGGTGGCCGCAATGATGGATATCAAGGTCGTTCCGGCAACCGCAACCAGCGTTCGCGCAAAGCCGACGGTTTTCACCGTTCGCATGGCAAACGCAACTCGACCCCGTTCCGTCGTTCGCGCTGA
- a CDS encoding PIN domain-containing protein, translating to MKNKIFVDTNFLLDIMATDRPNSDAAFSFFMRVSNSHEPNVAVCAGSLKDAYYISRRDLPETKRRNWMRRFIDAFEILPIDNAICKTAVDSDEPDFEDGIIRACAERWQADCLVSRDVKAFLNSSVPKISSDEFVSNLESNPHEG from the coding sequence GTGAAAAATAAAATTTTCGTAGATACCAATTTTCTGCTCGATATCATGGCCACCGACCGTCCAAATTCTGATGCAGCATTTTCGTTCTTCATGCGAGTCTCCAATAGCCACGAGCCCAATGTCGCGGTTTGTGCGGGGAGTCTTAAAGATGCCTATTACATCTCACGTCGTGACCTGCCAGAAACGAAACGACGCAATTGGATGCGCAGATTTATCGACGCGTTCGAGATCCTCCCAATCGACAATGCAATTTGCAAAACAGCAGTCGATTCTGACGAACCTGACTTTGAAGACGGGATTATCCGAGCTTGTGCCGAGCGTTGGCAGGCCGACTGTCTTGTCTCACGCGATGTCAAGGCATTCCTCAACTCGTCAGTGCCGAAAATCAGCAGTGACGAATTTGTCAGTAACCTTGAAAGCAATCCGCATGAAGGATAA
- a CDS encoding excinuclease ABC subunit UvrA, with protein MSDGENGIRKMNAANNGNNAAVRGNATTSASLVPQAIEVRGARVHNLQDVDVSIPLNELVGIAGVSGSGKSSLALGVLYAEGSRRYLDALSTYTRRRMTQAEKPQVDSVRFIPPALALRQRPGIGGMRSTFGTSTETLNVLRLMFSRLASHRCPNGHYQKPTLDVAAEIPIHCAVCGALVEPPSAEQLAFNSTGACPKCQGTGTIHEVNDAAIVPDKNLTIDEGAVVPWRTFGFNVQPDIVREFGVRTDVPFKDLTDKERDIVFNGPEEKKPITLTSVKGVHHIDFTFRNARLTVTKELERANDEKRLAKVSKFLVERVCPDCGGSRLNEAARAPKIGERNLAEVTAWPLRKVLSWAKTVPDSLPQDMRQMADSLVDTLEDMGRRLIQLGLGYLTLDRASTTLSTGERQRAQLSRAVRNETTGVLYVLDEPSTGLHPANIEGLIGVMRDLLASGNSVVFVDHDVHVLNAADYFIEMGPGAGSRGGRILAQGTPAEILRNSKSRIAGFLDGSEPVVVRKRLALPPVSETGWISMKTDAIHTVHPLDVAIPRGRMTAVTGVSGSGKTTMVLESLIPALQAQESNTPLPAHVRSLGAAGITRVRLVDSTPIGINVRSTVATYTGIMDMLRKAFASTASAKQRKLKVSAFSYNTGSLRCPQCDGTGQISLDIQFLPDVTITCPTCEGRRYRPEVNDVRLSTPTHPQGLTLPEVLDLEVDDALDVFALDEDSARVSASSSHGSANRKRLDTAAGSAGFDGSLDAVDSGDMITSTLLKRIHKALGTLHDLGLGYLTLGEDTPNLSGGEAQRLKLSNELGKRQSTSLFVLDEPTTGLHPLDVRTLIDVLQRLIKGGATVVFIEHDLDMIANADYVIDMGPGGGEEGGTVVATGIPDEIANNPASITGRYLAKHLAGSGSQAAK; from the coding sequence GTGAGCGATGGCGAGAATGGAATACGTAAGATGAATGCGGCAAACAATGGCAACAATGCAGCGGTGCGAGGTAACGCTACGACGTCGGCTTCTTTGGTACCTCAAGCCATTGAGGTACGCGGTGCCCGTGTCCATAATCTGCAGGATGTCGACGTTTCGATTCCGCTGAACGAACTCGTCGGTATCGCTGGAGTTTCCGGTTCCGGAAAATCGTCGCTGGCGCTGGGCGTGCTTTATGCAGAGGGTTCGCGGCGCTATCTTGACGCACTTTCGACCTACACCCGCCGTCGAATGACGCAGGCCGAGAAGCCTCAGGTCGATTCGGTGAGGTTCATTCCGCCGGCTTTGGCGTTGCGGCAACGGCCGGGTATTGGCGGCATGCGCTCCACCTTCGGCACTTCCACCGAGACGTTGAATGTGTTGAGGTTGATGTTCTCGCGTCTGGCTTCGCATCGTTGCCCGAATGGGCATTATCAGAAGCCGACGCTTGATGTCGCCGCTGAGATTCCCATTCATTGTGCGGTTTGTGGCGCACTCGTAGAGCCGCCCAGTGCCGAACAACTGGCATTCAATTCCACCGGTGCCTGCCCGAAATGTCAGGGAACCGGAACCATTCACGAGGTCAACGACGCCGCGATTGTTCCCGATAAAAACCTCACCATCGACGAGGGCGCCGTGGTGCCGTGGCGGACGTTCGGGTTCAACGTCCAGCCCGATATCGTTCGCGAATTCGGTGTGCGCACCGATGTACCGTTCAAGGACCTTACTGACAAGGAACGCGACATCGTTTTCAACGGGCCGGAGGAGAAGAAACCCATCACGCTTACCTCCGTCAAAGGCGTGCACCATATCGACTTCACATTCCGCAACGCACGGCTTACCGTGACCAAGGAACTTGAGCGCGCCAATGATGAGAAACGTTTGGCCAAGGTCTCGAAATTCCTGGTGGAGCGCGTTTGCCCGGATTGCGGCGGGTCTCGTCTTAATGAGGCTGCGCGTGCGCCGAAAATCGGTGAACGCAACCTGGCTGAAGTCACGGCTTGGCCGTTGCGCAAGGTGCTTTCCTGGGCCAAGACCGTACCGGATTCGTTGCCACAGGATATGCGGCAGATGGCTGATAGTCTGGTCGATACTTTGGAAGACATGGGTCGAAGGCTTATCCAGCTTGGCTTGGGATATTTGACGCTCGACCGTGCCAGCACGACGCTTTCCACCGGCGAGCGCCAGCGCGCCCAGCTTTCGAGAGCGGTGCGCAACGAGACCACGGGCGTGCTTTACGTGCTCGATGAGCCTTCCACTGGCCTTCATCCGGCCAATATCGAGGGGCTTATCGGCGTGATGCGTGATTTGTTGGCTTCCGGAAATTCGGTGGTGTTTGTGGACCATGACGTCCATGTGCTCAACGCCGCCGACTACTTCATCGAAATGGGACCGGGTGCCGGCAGCCGAGGCGGACGTATCCTCGCGCAAGGAACACCCGCCGAGATACTGCGTAACTCGAAGTCGCGCATCGCCGGTTTCCTCGACGGCTCCGAGCCCGTGGTTGTCCGTAAGCGCCTTGCGTTGCCGCCGGTTTCCGAAACGGGCTGGATCAGCATGAAAACGGATGCGATCCATACCGTGCACCCGTTGGATGTCGCCATCCCGCGTGGTCGGATGACAGCTGTCACCGGTGTTTCTGGCTCGGGCAAGACGACGATGGTTTTGGAATCGCTGATTCCCGCGTTGCAGGCGCAGGAGAGCAATACGCCGTTGCCGGCTCACGTTCGTTCGCTCGGTGCCGCCGGTATCACGCGCGTGCGTCTGGTCGATTCTACGCCGATCGGCATCAACGTGCGCTCCACGGTCGCCACCTACACCGGCATTATGGACATGCTGCGCAAGGCGTTCGCCTCCACCGCCTCAGCCAAGCAACGTAAGCTTAAGGTTTCCGCGTTCTCCTACAACACCGGTTCCCTGCGTTGCCCGCAATGTGATGGTACTGGTCAGATCAGCCTCGATATCCAGTTCTTGCCGGATGTCACCATCACCTGCCCGACTTGCGAAGGACGGCGGTATCGTCCCGAAGTCAACGATGTACGGCTTTCAACCCCAACGCATCCGCAGGGGCTGACATTGCCCGAAGTGCTGGATTTGGAAGTAGACGACGCCCTTGATGTCTTCGCACTTGATGAGGATTCCGCCCGGGTTTCCGCTTCCTCGTCTCATGGTTCTGCGAATCGGAAACGACTTGACACCGCAGCCGGTTCTGCGGGATTCGATGGATCGTTAGATGCTGTTGATTCCGGCGATATGATCACCTCCACTCTGTTGAAACGCATTCATAAAGCCCTCGGAACGCTCCATGATCTCGGCCTCGGCTACCTTACGTTGGGAGAGGACACTCCGAATCTTTCCGGCGGCGAAGCGCAGCGTCTCAAGCTTTCCAACGAGCTCGGCAAGCGGCAGAGCACGTCGCTTTTCGTCCTTGACGAGCCGACGACCGGTCTTCATCCGCTTGACGTTCGTACGTTGATCGACGTGCTGCAACGCCTCATCAAAGGCGGTGCCACGGTGGTTTTCATTGAGCACGACCTTGACATGATCGCCAACGCCGACTACGTCATCGACATGGGTCCGGGCGGAGGCGAGGAAGGCGGCACGGTTGTCGCCACCGGCATCCCGGACGAGATTGCCAATAATCCAGCCAGCATCACCGGTCGCTATCTGGCCAAACATTTAGCTGGTAGCGGTAGCCAGGCAGCAAAGTGA
- a CDS encoding type II toxin-antitoxin system RelB/DinJ family antitoxin translates to MAKLTMNIDPELKQDAAELFEKMGLNMTTAITMFLKQSVRDGMLPFQPSSYPTGFKIGYPKHQMDHKKMIEEAKADRDSIKLPSYIGKLTPDDVKEELSRREK, encoded by the coding sequence ATGGCAAAACTGACGATGAACATCGACCCGGAACTCAAGCAGGACGCGGCGGAGCTGTTCGAGAAAATGGGGCTCAACATGACCACGGCCATCACCATGTTCCTGAAGCAAAGTGTGCGCGACGGCATGCTGCCCTTCCAGCCATCCTCCTACCCCACTGGATTCAAAATCGGCTATCCAAAGCACCAGATGGATCACAAGAAAATGATTGAAGAAGCCAAAGCGGACAGAGACTCTATAAAGTTGCCTTCTTATATAGGAAAACTCACACCAGACGATGTCAAAGAGGAGTTGTCTCGCCGTGAAAAATAA
- the msrA gene encoding peptide-methionine (S)-S-oxide reductase MsrA, which translates to MDADTNEAYETFDTGKNDNDNAARYGSESGSGTQTQTAYFAGGCFWGVERYFQGVDGVTGTQVGYAQSHKANPTYEEVCSGTTDAAETVRVTYDPARVTLRTLTLLFLDVIDPFSVDRQGNDTGRQYRSAMFYLNEVQKAVYEKALQQLVTREGRESAVIVEPLHNFYPAETYHQDYLDKNPGGYCHIPVQKLMNVGKRQRYIERVWDLDPEQYAVTQEAATERPFTNKYDQNFEPGIYVDIVSGEPLFLSTDKFDAGCGWPAFSKPIDASALTEHRDIKLPGRPRIEIRTADSQIHLGHVFDDGPRDRGGLRYCMNSASLRFVPRDQMEAQGYGKYVKMLDDAQ; encoded by the coding sequence ATGGACGCTGACACAAACGAAGCATATGAAACTTTTGACACCGGCAAAAACGACAATGACAACGCCGCACGGTACGGGAGCGAATCCGGTTCCGGCACACAAACGCAGACCGCCTATTTCGCAGGCGGCTGCTTCTGGGGCGTCGAACGGTATTTCCAAGGCGTCGACGGGGTCACCGGCACCCAGGTCGGCTATGCGCAATCACACAAGGCAAACCCGACGTATGAAGAGGTCTGTTCCGGGACCACCGATGCGGCGGAAACCGTGCGCGTCACCTATGACCCGGCTCGCGTGACCTTGCGAACGCTGACGCTGCTGTTTCTGGACGTCATCGACCCGTTCTCCGTGGACCGGCAGGGCAATGACACAGGGCGGCAGTATCGCAGCGCGATGTTCTATCTGAACGAGGTGCAGAAAGCGGTATACGAAAAGGCATTGCAACAGCTTGTCACCCGCGAGGGGCGAGAATCCGCGGTAATCGTCGAACCGCTGCACAACTTCTACCCCGCCGAGACCTACCATCAGGATTATCTGGACAAGAACCCCGGCGGATACTGCCATATTCCGGTGCAAAAGCTGATGAACGTCGGCAAGCGCCAGCGCTATATCGAGCGCGTCTGGGACCTCGACCCGGAGCAGTACGCGGTGACGCAGGAAGCCGCCACGGAGCGCCCGTTTACCAACAAATACGACCAGAATTTCGAGCCGGGCATCTATGTGGACATCGTCAGCGGCGAACCGCTGTTCCTTTCCACCGACAAGTTCGACGCAGGCTGCGGCTGGCCGGCGTTCTCCAAGCCGATTGACGCATCTGCTTTGACGGAACACCGCGACATCAAGCTGCCCGGGCGGCCGCGCATTGAGATCCGCACCGCCGACTCGCAGATTCATCTGGGTCACGTCTTCGACGACGGGCCGCGCGACCGCGGAGGACTGCGCTACTGTATGAACTCGGCTTCGCTGCGTTTCGTGCCGCGCGACCAGATGGAGGCGCAAGGATACGGCAAGTATGTGAAAATGCTTGACGACGCACAATGA
- a CDS encoding SNF2-related protein, protein MDWHASVYGSRTGSSGGFGLGSGSDNDTFGGVVDPDGGVTFGANEPAVPEKVLRQRGGKAFYRAYEVISSRRMHDLTCTPGEDGTLLAASVEPADEFADDYVVSARIDENHGEIIEADCTCPAFGRFGTICKHVIALIMQYNDTPQKFEELGNGVAASSGSRGGSGIGARQRRVVRRTSRALRSFMEQEDSQLEAQAKNRQLDLLKEVSSRASGDIGSNVALSRHMPIGSVVLRPMLENSGRDWYMRLHIAVPSKGISYVVKDVRALVEAVQRREFVTYGKKLAFVHSRDSFDERSRSILAILGRAIEIRKSVSGDYKFYQSKAEAQEMRLSDDETAELLDLFVDADVTLDYVPVHGSFAAAIPVRVVDGDPDLGLQVVRAYDENDNSNNGTSSQDRRFARQHDDDGSQKHSYVILHSLNIEKFIIGRGSSFVVVGSPSANHAFGLDTPEIHRCSSAMTANRNLLGVLCTGDERGDLYLSGDDIEEFSRTVLPALDPVVADGGDDAGEASNTGRSGDADNTASDGSSQNETSTISGTKSKVTDDLTPATSRGTSHHGIAVKLPPELIKMRRIPCHIETYLDRDKNGITCDVQARYGDERFHVFSGIGPNEPVARDRETERLAVEAVRQYFPMPEGPIARIPEDNDKAIYKLLNEGLPVLRGLGEVFSTPSFDGLTSSPHPVFKIGLSVKSGLVEISPIADEIDPSEVPALLNSYRKRRKFHRLRNGAFVNMADVDTGKLDEVSSDLGLKPVDLDSGAVSVPAYEAYYLDNEAEDEDKSDEFRSYLNDLRVIDPKTYKVPRSLAHVLRPYQVEGFRWLNAVADKGFGGILADEMGLGKTVQMLSYLVARRGEQRQIGPNLIVCPASLVYNWAAECAKFAPELNVQVLAGSKAERRATLKNAKAWYAGGKAQYQKNANGAQPSLDISMGASDDGWQSANSPQPIDDDGADTTQWVAPDVLITSYDLLRRDIEDYDGLECYCMTLDEAQYIKNHATKSAHAVRSVSARHRFALTGTPIENRLSELWSIFDFLMPGMLGAYKHFRDRFEMPILSGDENAQAKLQAFVGPFILRRLKSQVLKDLPDKIENVITVQLQGEQRRLYAALEQQLRATLNKQRDIEYKTGKIQILAQLTRLRQACCDPRLLFSNVGSNVVKKDAHVWGEPSREVERADDESIDELSETADESANAIVRNGDLSVAGSGASGTNVSETSKAGSPAKPRKVTSAKLDAIEELVSSCQDAGRKMLIFSQFTSFLDLIAERLRKNGVAYNVITGATPKRKRLELVDQFNSDDTPVFLISLKAGNTGLNLTGACVVVHADPWWNAAAQEQATDRAHRIGQTQDVNVYQIVAKDTIEERILKMQQSKNDLAHRFVDNAGTGTSAGISNLTKDDLLQLLG, encoded by the coding sequence TTGGATTGGCATGCGTCGGTGTACGGGTCAAGAACCGGGAGCTCGGGGGGATTCGGGCTTGGGTCGGGTTCCGACAACGATACGTTCGGCGGGGTTGTCGACCCTGACGGCGGCGTGACGTTCGGTGCCAACGAGCCGGCGGTTCCCGAAAAAGTCCTGCGCCAGCGCGGTGGCAAGGCTTTCTACCGCGCCTACGAGGTCATTTCCAGCAGGCGCATGCACGATTTGACCTGCACTCCCGGCGAGGACGGCACGTTGCTGGCCGCAAGCGTCGAACCCGCGGACGAATTCGCAGACGATTACGTGGTGAGCGCCCGCATCGACGAGAACCATGGCGAGATCATCGAGGCGGATTGCACCTGCCCGGCATTCGGGCGGTTCGGCACGATCTGCAAGCATGTCATCGCGCTGATTATGCAATACAATGATACTCCGCAGAAGTTCGAGGAGCTGGGCAACGGCGTCGCCGCCTCTTCCGGATCGCGGGGTGGATCGGGCATCGGCGCCCGCCAGCGCAGGGTGGTCCGCCGCACGTCGCGGGCCTTGCGTTCCTTCATGGAGCAGGAGGATTCCCAGCTTGAGGCCCAGGCCAAGAACCGCCAGCTGGATCTTCTGAAGGAAGTCAGCAGCCGTGCTTCAGGTGATATCGGCAGCAATGTGGCGCTGAGCCGCCACATGCCGATCGGCTCGGTCGTACTGCGCCCGATGCTGGAAAATTCCGGTCGCGACTGGTATATGCGTCTGCATATCGCTGTGCCGTCCAAGGGTATTTCCTATGTTGTCAAGGACGTGCGTGCCCTTGTCGAAGCGGTGCAGCGTCGCGAATTCGTCACTTATGGCAAAAAACTCGCGTTTGTCCATTCCCGTGATTCGTTCGACGAGCGCTCGCGTTCGATTTTGGCCATTCTCGGGCGTGCCATCGAGATTCGCAAAAGCGTTTCCGGTGATTACAAGTTCTATCAGAGCAAGGCGGAGGCCCAGGAAATGCGGCTTTCCGACGATGAAACGGCCGAGCTTCTGGATTTGTTCGTCGATGCGGATGTGACGTTGGACTATGTCCCGGTTCACGGCAGTTTCGCTGCAGCCATTCCGGTTCGCGTGGTTGACGGCGACCCGGATTTGGGACTTCAGGTCGTTCGCGCGTATGACGAGAATGACAACAGCAACAACGGCACCAGCTCGCAAGATCGACGATTCGCGCGGCAACATGATGATGACGGATCACAAAAACACAGCTACGTCATCCTTCATTCCTTGAATATCGAAAAATTCATCATCGGTCGCGGGTCGTCGTTTGTGGTCGTCGGCAGTCCTTCCGCCAATCACGCTTTCGGTTTGGACACCCCCGAAATCCACCGTTGCTCCAGTGCCATGACCGCGAACCGCAATTTGCTCGGGGTACTGTGCACCGGTGACGAACGTGGCGATCTGTATTTGAGCGGTGATGACATCGAGGAGTTCTCCCGTACGGTGCTGCCTGCGCTTGATCCGGTCGTTGCGGATGGTGGCGATGATGCCGGCGAGGCGAGCAACACCGGTAGGTCTGGAGATGCCGACAATACGGCATCAGATGGCTCGTCGCAAAACGAAACAAGCACGATTTCCGGTACAAAATCCAAAGTAACCGACGACTTGACACCTGCCACATCGCGAGGCACCTCCCATCATGGCATCGCTGTCAAACTGCCGCCGGAATTGATTAAAATGCGCCGCATCCCCTGCCATATCGAGACATACCTCGATCGTGACAAGAACGGCATCACCTGCGATGTGCAGGCGCGTTACGGCGACGAACGCTTTCACGTCTTCTCCGGTATCGGCCCGAACGAGCCGGTCGCACGGGATCGCGAAACCGAGCGTCTGGCTGTGGAGGCCGTGCGCCAGTACTTCCCGATGCCGGAGGGCCCGATAGCGCGCATCCCTGAAGACAATGACAAGGCCATCTACAAGCTCTTGAATGAAGGGCTTCCCGTCTTGCGAGGTCTCGGAGAAGTGTTTTCCACGCCGAGTTTCGACGGGCTCACCTCCTCACCGCACCCCGTTTTCAAGATCGGTCTGTCGGTCAAATCCGGCCTGGTTGAAATCTCGCCGATCGCCGACGAAATCGACCCATCCGAAGTGCCGGCATTGCTCAACAGCTATCGCAAGCGTCGCAAGTTCCATCGTTTGCGTAACGGTGCATTCGTCAATATGGCCGACGTCGATACCGGCAAATTGGACGAGGTCAGCAGCGATTTGGGCCTTAAACCGGTCGACCTCGATTCCGGGGCCGTTTCCGTGCCCGCTTACGAGGCCTATTACCTCGACAACGAAGCGGAAGATGAAGATAAAAGTGATGAATTCCGCAGCTATTTGAATGATTTGCGCGTCATCGACCCGAAGACCTATAAGGTTCCGAGGTCGCTCGCGCATGTCCTGCGCCCGTATCAGGTTGAGGGCTTCCGTTGGCTCAATGCCGTGGCCGATAAGGGCTTCGGCGGTATTCTGGCCGACGAAATGGGCCTGGGCAAAACCGTGCAGATGCTTTCGTATCTGGTTGCCAGGCGTGGCGAACAGCGCCAGATCGGGCCGAACCTCATCGTCTGCCCGGCATCGCTGGTCTACAATTGGGCCGCCGAGTGCGCCAAGTTCGCCCCCGAACTCAACGTGCAGGTGCTCGCCGGTTCCAAGGCCGAGCGCCGTGCGACGCTCAAGAACGCGAAGGCGTGGTATGCGGGCGGAAAAGCGCAGTATCAAAAGAATGCGAATGGTGCTCAGCCGAGTCTTGATATTTCCATGGGCGCTTCCGACGACGGTTGGCAAAGTGCCAACAGCCCTCAACCTATTGATGATGACGGTGCAGATACGACACAATGGGTCGCGCCCGATGTTCTGATTACTTCGTACGATTTGCTGCGCCGTGATATCGAGGATTACGACGGCCTCGAATGTTATTGTATGACGCTTGACGAGGCGCAATATATCAAGAACCACGCCACCAAATCCGCCCATGCCGTGCGTTCCGTTAGTGCGCGTCACCGTTTTGCCTTGACCGGCACGCCGATCGAAAACCGGCTTTCCGAGCTGTGGAGCATCTTTGATTTCCTCATGCCCGGCATGTTGGGAGCCTACAAACATTTCCGTGACCGTTTCGAAATGCCGATTCTTTCCGGCGACGAAAACGCGCAGGCCAAGCTGCAGGCGTTCGTCGGCCCGTTCATTCTGCGCCGTCTGAAGTCGCAGGTCCTAAAGGATTTGCCGGACAAGATTGAAAACGTCATCACTGTCCAGCTTCAGGGGGAGCAGCGCAGGCTGTATGCCGCACTTGAGCAGCAGCTTCGGGCCACCCTCAACAAGCAGCGCGACATCGAATACAAGACCGGCAAAATCCAGATTTTGGCCCAGCTCACCCGCCTGCGTCAGGCCTGCTGCGACCCGCGACTGCTCTTCAGCAATGTCGGCAGCAACGTCGTCAAAAAGGATGCGCACGTCTGGGGCGAGCCAAGCCGCGAGGTCGAGCGTGCCGACGATGAATCGATTGATGAACTCAGCGAAACTGCCGATGAATCTGCGAACGCAATTGTAAGGAATGGTGATTTGTCGGTCGCGGGTTCTGGTGCTTCTGGCACCAATGTTTCGGAAACGTCGAAGGCTGGAAGCCCCGCTAAGCCTCGCAAAGTCACGTCGGCGAAGCTCGACGCCATCGAGGAGCTGGTCTCCAGCTGTCAGGACGCCGGTCGCAAGATGCTGATCTTCTCACAATTCACCAGCTTCCTCGACCTGATCGCCGAGCGCCTGCGCAAGAACGGCGTCGCCTACAACGTCATCACCGGTGCCACCCCCAAGCGCAAACGCCTCGAGCTGGTCGACCAGTTCAATTCGGACGATACCCCGGTTTTCCTGATTTCCTTGAAGGCCGGCAACACGGGCCTCAACCTCACAGGTGCCTGCGTGGTGGTGCACGCCGATCCGTGGTGGAACGCCGCCGCGCAGGAGCAGGCCACCGACCGCGCCCACCGCATCGGCCAGACCCAGGACGTCAACGTCTACCAGATTGTCGCCAAGGACACCATCGAGGAGCGCATCCTAAAGATGCAGCAGTCCAAGAACGACCTGGCCCATCGTTTCGTCGACAACGCCGGCACCGGCACCTCAGCCGGCATCTCGAACCTCACGAAGGACGATTTGCTGCAGTTGCTTGGTTAA